The following nucleotide sequence is from Trifolium pratense cultivar HEN17-A07 linkage group LG2, ARS_RC_1.1, whole genome shotgun sequence.
ATTGGGCTTGGTATAGGACTGGGTAACTGCATAGGCTCTTCCACGCCTCTTGTTCTTGCTTCTTTTTGCGTCGTGACTTGGATCCACATGTACTCAAATCTAAAGTCATACCAGTCCATTCAAATACGGACTTTAAATCCTTATCGTGCAAGTAATTTCTAATCTCTCTCTTTAAGTCTCTCACACCCAATTTTGTTGAAGTTGAGTTCTGTTACTCTTAAAAGAATTCTGTTGTAAATCGTACAAATTTAGGTCGCCTGTGATAGACCTAAAATGGGTTCACCCTTCCACGGACCTTGCAATGGGAGACTtagaaatgtttttttaatcaattgttGAAGGACTTTTGGAATCTAGAAATGCTACTAGggtttgatttgtttgttaaaaggtcaaaaaatttatgttttgtttattgATTACTTTACCAGGTTTGGTTTTCAGTGAATATCTACTGAGTGGTCAAGCTCCTCCGGTTAAAGAGGTCAATGCCGAGGAGCCACTATTTCCAGCTGTACCGATATTAAATGCATCTTTTGCAAACAAAGTGAGTTAATCTTGATTTTGTTatagttaatataaaatttcaaatctTTAAAACAAAGTGATATGTATGTATGTGTTACTTATGACTTCACTTTTATAATAGGCACAATCAATTGTTTTATCATCTGAAGCAAAAGATGCAGCTGTAGAAATTGAAAGCCGTCTGCAGCTTGGATCAAAACTTAGTGAAATTATCAACAATAAGGAGGAAGTGCTTGCTCTCTTTTCACTTTATAAAAATGAAGGCTACATCTTGTCTGAGCACACGGGAAAATTCTGTGTAAGTTGGCAACTTTATTCACTTTCAATTGTGATTGTCTGAGCTGCCTTTTGTTCCTTTTCTCTGAGCTGATTCATATTTAATTTCAGGGTTAAATATGTTcttagtccctataaaattaCAATGTTTTAAGTCTAGTCCCTGTGTAAACTTTATTCCCTATTTcgagtttttttttcaaaaaatgaatgCTTTTAGTCCCAATAAAAGCAAAATAGGGAGTagaataaaatttttctaaggACTAAACTTGAAAAATGGGGAATTTACGGGGGACTAAACTTTACTATTTGTCAATTGGTTTGCCCTCTTTGTGGCATTAAAAAATTGGTACAACAAGTTTACTTGCCTCAACTTGCGAGGGAACTATAACTACAAACATTTTCTATCGTGTTTCATGGGTCATAACTAAGACATGTTCTTGATTCAGGTGGTGCTTAAAGAAAATTGTTCACAGGTGGATATGCTCAAGGCATTGTTTCAGGTTAACTATCTTTATTGGTTAGAGAAGAATGCAGGAATTGAAGGAAGAGGAGCCCTTTATGACTGTAAACCCGGTGGTAGGCTGCAGATATCTCTAGAATACGCGGAAAGAGAATTCAATCATGTTAGAAATGATGGAGAATCAGTTGGTTGGATCACAGACGGGCTTATTGCAAGGCCTTTGCCTAACAGGATTCGGCCGGGAAATACAGAGTGAGTAGCTGATATGGTGAATGGCTGGTGGTTTTTCGTACCAGAACACTTACTGCATTGTTTTTCAAGGGCATTGATTGGTTAGTTGACGATGGTGCAAAACATGCAAATCTGCTGATGTAATGGCAGGAAAACAACTTCAAATTGTTGAAGCCACATGGTGTGACTAAAATCACAAGCCAAAATGCCAATTAACCTGCCTTTTGTCAATGTCAGTGATTGGACTGACCTGGAAATAACTGGGAAACAGAAAACAAGAAAGATTTTAAGCGGAAGATCGATTGCCTCATACCCATAGTTTGAAGTAATTGGTTTGAGATGTGTGTCTAAATGTTAAACTTCTTTTGCTTGCTCCTGAGCTAAATTTGTATAGTTTGCACAAAATCTCTCTCACACACAAATTTGATGTTATTTGACAAATATACACCGTGTTTGTGCCTCAAATGATACAAATACCTACATGCCATTTTGCTAAAATAGATAGATAGGATTTTGCAacttttgtaatatttttgttATCATCAAGTCTATAAGGAGAGTCTAAAGATTAGTTCAATAAGTAGCAGAATCTCATGACTTCAAGGATTACAACGAGCTTTCTTATCTACTCAACATGGTATCTCATAACATGACATTCCCTTTAAGATCCTATGTCCATTATTTATCACTCTATTGGCATTGATTTGGtgctaatatttttcatttggcaCCTTGACGCATCTATCACTAACGAGGGATGTAACTTAATTCAACATATATGTAGTCCTTTCCATAGCTCAACTCTTAACAAAAACAccaattcttttaattttatttcatatgAAGACTAGTTTATCATATTAGTATCATATTGAGTTTTCTCTAAAAACAATCTATAAATAATCATTTAATTAAGCTATCGTCCTATATTCAAACTCTTCTCGTCAATGAAGGAAGGTTGACTCAGTTGATAAAAAGAGTCGGTGGCTCATCATGCTTTTTATATTCTGTCATCTCTTCAGTTTTAATCTAACAGTTGATATTTATATACAGAGAAAATTAATGTAAACAAAAGTCTAGAAGAGAGATAAAATGTATTAGCGCAAAATCAAAGGAAAGAGAAAAAGTGCATAAAACAATTCAGATTCGTTGGAGTCACTAGGGTGAGGGAGACTGAGGTTATTCAACGAGTCTGAGGTCTCCCTCACCCTAGTCTAGTGAGCCCCTACTCCAAGTCACCTACCTAAACTTTTGTTCATCATCTCTATATTCAAACTACTCTTGCACATAGAACAACAAATAACAATGGAGGAAAAAATTGAAGAACTATGGAGAGAAATCAGAGAAGTAAGTTTAGGAAACAATGGAAGTATAGAAAGATTAGAATCTCCACCAACACCACTTCAATTCCTCAAAAACTTCATCACCCCAAACAAACCCTGCATCATTTCCAACTCCATCACACACTGGCCATCACTCTCTCTTTGGGCCAATCCTTCCTATCTCACTCAAACCCTCTCTTCCACCACCGTCTCCCTACACCTCACTCCCACCGGCGCCGCCGATTCTCTCACCACTCTCCCCTCCTCTTCTTCCCTCTGTTTCGCCTCCGCACACGTCCAGCGTGTCCCATTCCCTGAAGCACTCCGTCTCATCAATTCATCAAACCCTTCCAAATGTGTGGCTTACGCGCAGCAGCAAAATGATTGCTTTCGTTCTGAATATTCTTCTCTTGCGCAAGATTGTGATTCGGATATTTGTTGGGCTACTGAAGCTTTTGGTTCGGAACCTGAAGCTGTTAATCTTTGGATTGGTAATCGATATTCCTCTACTTCGTTTCATAAGGATCATTATGAGAATTTGTATGCTGTTGTTTGTGGTGAAAAACGGTTTCTTTTGTTTCCTCCTACTGATGTTCATAGATTCTACATTCGTCATTACCCTGCTGCTACTTATTCATATTCTGAGGTATAATCgcttatttatttaattcattttcttgTTAATTTCATAGTGTGTGTCGTTTTTATGGCTGTTTGGATCGACTTAGTTGAACTTATTTCCTAGCATAAGGATCTGTTGAGGTTGAAGTACCTGTGAGACTGTGAGAAAACTTTAGGAAAttacttatgaaaatagcttatagctgatatgATCATAATTTGAGGGtctggtaaaaataagctataagctagctgataagctagctgatagctgaaaagctagcttatagctgatagctgaaaagctagcttattgaaattaaagtgtttggtaaaattagcttttaaagtggttattaaatataaaattacataattgatagtgggtagtttttttttagagtgggtagttattaaattgaagggtaaaaatggaataaagtgtaaaaagctataagctataagctcaaacgctatttgaaatagcatctaaaaaaaagctataagctagtttaaaAAGCTtcttaccaaacacctctaattttttgaaacaagcttataagctcatataataagctataagctagcttatttgtgttaccaaacacaccctgacttgattttatctttaattttagaaataacttatatattagcataagcacttatgctaTAGAaacttagggcccgtttggatttgacttatttttgagcttatgaaaatagcttatacaaataaataaactattatgTTACTTAATAagttttcactataaaaaattgtgtctttataagctgttttttcataaattaccttgaaaaccttataataatacaaacacaaaagcttatttatttgcataaactgtttcgcataagctcaaaaataagccaatccaaacggACCATTAAGTTGTTACTCAACATGGCTACTTTTAATGATGGGGTTTGTgtctgtttgaattgacttttgagttttgagtttatctactgaaataagcacttgtgagaccgAGAGTTTCTGGAAACAACTAGTAACATGTCCATAAGCTCTTTAGGATCgcttattatattataagtttataaCAACTTATAgtatatatgaaaatagtttgactttggTTGACTTTTTGTTACAGACATACACTATTCATAAACAGTTATATGATAAGCGTTTATGCTATAGTTACTTAATTAAGGTTTTAGCTTTTGGAGTTGAATTCATTTTGTGTGTTTGTAGGATACTGGAGAGTTTGATTTGGAACTTGAGAAGCCGACTAGGTATGTGCCTTGGTGTAGTGTGGACCCTTTTCCTTCACCGGAGAACTTAGAGGACGAGATTTCCAAGTTTCCTTTATACTTCAATGGCCCTCCACCCTTTGAGTGTACTGTCAAGGCTGGAGAGATTCTCTACTTGTATGGTTCCCTTCTTTTGCTGTACATTGCATcataaattttgtgtttttttaatcTTTCTTCTGTTGTATGATAATGGAATACTGATCTCACACACTCATCATACATCGTACTTTTCAGTTAGTCCATTTTCTctaacactattttttttggacacatTTTCTCTAACACTACTGAACTTGATTGATTCGATGATTAATTTCAGcagttttaagttttaactagTTTTATTGACATTAATCTTGCAAACATATTAAGCATTCATTCTGTTTTTTGATTCGGCATATAACACTGCCAGATAACCATATAAAACTTACCTAAGTATGCTGTCCAACATTTTTGCCATACAGCGTAAAGAGTGAATGCAAGAAATTTATGATATTTGTGTTATTATATGACCAAGAACAGTATTGGGACTTGGAATTAATCATGGATTCGAATTATCACTAATCTTATTATTGAATGTCCTTTCTGTGTGCATATGTGTACTATGGTAATGCTGGTAATTACTATGGAATGAATGCAGGCCAAGCATGTGGTTCCATCATGTTAGACAGAGTGGGGAAGATGGAGAATTAACTATTGCAGTAAATTATTGTAAGGATCAATCCTCCTCTTTTCTGGTCCATATCCAATAATGTTAATAAGAAATTTTGATTCAAGTTGTATTTTATGCAGGGTATGATATGCAGTTTGATATTAAGTATGCTTATTTCAACTTCTTACAATCGATTGATTACCGAAATCCTACGATTCCAATGATGCCCGAGAAATTGTGCGAAGAGATAGATTCAGGTCCTGATGACGATGACACTAGATGAGTTCTCATTTCTCAGCCGGTGATATTCTGCAATGTGAGGGCTTCAAGCCAATGCCAAGGACCAAAAAAGTCAAGGTCGCATGAGCAAACACAATAGAAACGAAGTGGGGAAACATTTTCCCAAAGCATGCAATGCAACTACTTATTTGCTGTTATCTTGACTTGTGCCAAGTGCCAACACAATTTTGTCCTGTCCTTCATTTGtatcatatgatatgatgtCAATTCACCCCTTTACCATGTCTCCTTTCTGGTGGGAGTATTGTAACAAACCTGGTTGAGGAAACTGTCCCAAAACAAACATCTATAGCTTTTCTTAGATGGATTTTTCTAATTGcttttcactttttaatttttccacTATGTACCTTTTATCTTCAAGGGAATTTGAACTCAATACCTAAAGATTACAATATGTTAAAGCTCTTACCACTGAGCTAACAcctcaaatatatataatcaagaGACTAATTTGCTAGtaataaatgatatatttaaaaaagtaatttgaAACTAATTCGATAAAAATTAGTAGAATATCAAATTGCTCGACATAATTCAAAATTTGGCTCTTGTCTATTCATATAAGTTTTGATAGAATAGAAACAAATAACATAGCtcgttttttttaacaagagcaACATTAGCCTATTTTTTACAACTTATTATCAATTTATTCCATAAGTTTATCCACTTATTATTTGTTCCATAAGTTTAATTACTTATTCTCAATTTAGTCCATAATATATTCTTTAAAAGATTAACATGAGTAAAATTTAacggagttttttttttttttttttttttgaaaaagttaaattagtccacccaaattgCCATTAGAGATAATCGAACCtaagaccttaaggaggagtaCACTCTCAGATCTCAAGCCAATACTATCGGACCAAcaccaacccaagtgagttaaaatttaacagagttaaaaatgtttttaaaatatttataaaattaaggtTTAATTTAAGAATGGCTTACAAAAATCAAAGACTGATTTGAGTGTAAGGTTCCGTCTAAAAATAGAAAGTGAAAAAGCAAGTATGAAGTTTGTAATCCCAGCTCAATTCAATACAACAACTTAAGCCTTTGGGCTTTGACGCAGAAACTCGCCCAGAGATATGTAATAAATACAATTCTGTAGAAGAATATATTGCCTGTCTCCCGAGAAGTCACTTGGTTGAGGAGTTAATCCTCAATCTAGAGAAACTCGGTTCGAGACCCGGCAccgagagaaagaagaagagagaaagaagcAAATATGAGGTATTCCAAAATACCTCTCTTTTGCTGCTCTCCTCTCCTCTGCTTGCGTAGCGTCTTTAATCCCTTTCTCGCTCTCTTCATCTTTTGTATACCATTCTTCTCTTCCTCACGGTTggtttattcttcttttttgcAAATTTCagatatttatttcattttcaattgtTTTGCTTCAAGTTTTATGAGACTCTAGTTTTGTGGGTCTGTGCAATTTTAACATCTATGAACTTAGATTATAGACATGTCATAGACTCTAGTGTGTTATTTTTAATGATGGGGTTTCAGTTTTATTATTAAAGATTTTAGCTTTTGGAGTTTAAGTCATTTGgggtgttgtttgttttgtttgtaggATACTGGTTTCTTCATTCAATCATTTTTTGAGTGTATATGGTAATGCTGCTGATAATGAGAGGATGGAATGAATGAATGCAGGCCAACCATGCATGTTATTTGATCATGTTAGGCAGAGTGGGGATGGATGATGGAGAATTAACTATTGCAGTATGCTATTGTAAGGATCAATCCTACTTTTTTCTGGTCCCATATTCAATGTTAATATGAAAGTTTGATTAATACAAGTTGTATTTTATGCAGGGTGTGATATGCAGTTTGACATTAAGTATGCTTATTTTACTTTACAATCTATTGATTACCGATATCCTACGAGTCAAGTGATGTTTGAGAAATTGCGCAAAGAGATAGATTTGAGTAGTGTAAATAGGAACCACTTTATATAGTATATACCTCAGGAATCTGGTTTGAAGTAAATTGGGCCTATATAGTGTTACTAGATTTCTTTACGCCACCTACTAGTACCCCTGTGACCTTATTCTGATTTTGCTTCATTTGATGAGTTCTAGTGTTATGCTTTTATGAGTTATCAATTGGAAAAGTTGATTTGTTTCCATCAGATGCTAATGTTATAGATGCTGTTGTATATTTTGGATACATGGTGAATTTTACCTTGTGTCTGAATTTATTTACAatgttctttttttgttttaggatTTGTATAATGAATTGTTTTAATTAGGTCCATGTTGCTTTAGGGGCAACTTGTGGTGTTGGTATTTAAATAATCTTATGATCTTCTTTATAGAAGCTGAGGAGCCCAAGGCCCAACAGATTCAGTGAGGAAATTTACATCACAACTTAATTCTTGtgatctttttttaataatcttaTGTAAGTTAATGTAATATGCACTTTTCACATGGAACTTTCGCTTATTGTGTCACGAAAATGTGGTTTCACTTGAAAAATGTTAGATTGTAAATATACTTGTATCATTGAACTTCTTGGAGAAAGTGGTAGCTCTGTGTTTAACTTCTAGGATGAACTGCAAGCAAATTAATTATGTGTATCAGTTGTGAAGGAAAGTAGCCCATGCATTTTTCTGCACCTTCTAGTTTGATGagcaacaattcttttttaactTCTCTAATCTGTTTCTTTTCTCTAATCTGTATCTTTATGTTTTATAGAACCAAGATAACTAATGATGGTAACCTTCCAACGCCTGCAACTTCAGAGCGTACAGTTTCTACCCCTTCACCCGCAGTCTCTAACAGTGCAATGTTACCTACTCAAACTAAGAAGCGTAAGAACCATTCAGAGTCATGGAATCATTTCAGATTAGTGTGTGACATAGAAAAGAAAGCTGCATGCCATTGTTAGGGTAAAAAAATCAAGTATGATAATGGAACTAGTTTTGTGCGTCCTCATCTCAATAAATGCTGTGATTACAAGAGGCAAAGATTGTAATCTTCAATGACAAGTGCGGAAGGACATGTGAATTCTCCTTTAGTTGCCAAGTGTGACGAAGAGGCAATTCGAAGAGCAATGGTGAAGATGTTCACATGCTGTGTGGTACGTTAGATCTTCTCCTGTGAAACTTGTTAAATTCATGGAATTATTGATGAGAGCATTGACTATAGAGGCCCAATTTGCCTAGATGTTGAGACTCTTTGTACTCAACATATATAATGTTAGTAGCTGCACTGAAACATGAAAAAACCTTTGAAGAGTTAAGttttcaagatcaaaagtatgTGAATGAGTTGACAAAGAAGGGAAAAGGTGTCCCGACGCAAGAGCTTAATTCTTAAATGTTTAGACCTCCTTAAATTAATAAATCCATATCAGGCATTTTATGTGAAGTTTGTCATTATTACTTATAAGTTTTATAGGTGCTTGTAGATCATATATTCTATAATTTCTAGTTCTAGCTGATTCTTTTTACCCCTTCCGTGTGTGGATTGAAATTACAAGACTCTTAGGGGTCATTTACTTTATGaaaacataaattttatgttttcattctctaaaatatgtttattttaactTGCTAATAAGAAAACGTGTGACTCATAAAATGAACAATTTTGATGGAAACAAGAAGAAAGGGTAGTTAGAGATGATgcattttgaaaataataaaaacaatattttgacATTTTCATTGTTTCCTAAAAGTGGACACAATTATTCACTTGAAGACTTCAGTATATCCTTATTAGCAAGTAAAATTAACACTAatattagaaaatgaaaatagaaaacatttTCACAAAGTAAATGAGACCTTAGTTGTCTTTACACATAGTCACATACTAAGTAGCAATTGATTGGACTTCATTTTCATTTAGACAATATGCAGGCTCCATATAGGATTTACTAGAATGACACTGTAGAGTGATATAATTCAATTCTAGTCTAATTACTCAAACATGATACAGTATAGATTAAGAACAAATAACATAATGTGTTGAGTGAGCTATAATTTGATGATAATATGTGATTTGACATAAGAGATTTAATTAGAGTGACATAAAgaacatataaaaaataaatatagatatGGACGATTCAGTAATTCACATAAatgtttttctatattaaaatttgaaatctgACACgcaacttattttttaaatgtataaaatgAGCTGTACAATTTGGATAGaaaaacatttaaatataatatcaaCTTAAATATAATATCAAGTTATCAACACATGTGAGTAGCTAGCTATATATTACTTTAGTTTCTGCAGATTTAGAAATATTATTGTTGAGTCAAGTAAAGGCTTCTAGTGATGCTGTAGTAATGTTAGCATTTCTTTAAGAGGTTCGATTCGATTATTATGTGCTGCACATAAAAATATGTTATCTAAGCATTATAATACTCCCTCATTGTTCACGAGTTCATTAAGATCAACTACTACTTTATCATGTTGGACTCATTTTACAATCTATAAATAACATTCTAAATCTTGGCATTCattttcaagtttcaaccaATTAGTACCAATCATCCCCTAAACTAAAACAATATTTGCTTCTCtcctttctttttccttctatCCATTTTCGGATTTCGAACTATCAAAAATCTTTCACTTAACCGGAGAGAAATGGACGTTCACCAGCAAAGCGTGAACGCCATCATACGTTCTGATCCCTCCGGCAAATCTTCAAAAACGAAGAAGCAAAAGCAGGATTCACAGTCACAACCTTCACTGTACTTAGCAAATGCAGTTTTCTTCGTTCTCTTCTTCTCGGTTGCATACTTTCTTCTTCAACGGTGGCGTGAGAAGATCCGAACCTCTACACCTCTCCACGTCCTCACAATCTCTGAGATGGTTGCTGTTGTTTCCCTCATTGCTTCCTTTATCTACCTTATGGC
It contains:
- the LOC123907453 gene encoding bifunctional peptidase and (3S)-lysyl hydroxylase JMJD7; this encodes MEEKIEELWREIREVSLGNNGSIERLESPPTPLQFLKNFITPNKPCIISNSITHWPSLSLWANPSYLTQTLSSTTVSLHLTPTGAADSLTTLPSSSSLCFASAHVQRVPFPEALRLINSSNPSKCVAYAQQQNDCFRSEYSSLAQDCDSDICWATEAFGSEPEAVNLWIGNRYSSTSFHKDHYENLYAVVCGEKRFLLFPPTDVHRFYIRHYPAATYSYSEDTGEFDLELEKPTRYVPWCSVDPFPSPENLEDEISKFPLYFNGPPPFECTVKAGEILYLPSMWFHHVRQSGEDGELTIAVNYWYDMQFDIKYAYFNFLQSIDYRNPTIPMMPEKLCEEIDSGPDDDDTR